The following is a genomic window from Staphylococcus capitis subsp. capitis.
TATCTATAAGAGCTGTATAACTACCATTTTGTTGATTATTTAATTTGTCATATACTTCCTTAATAGGTAACTGAATATCTGACATTAAACGCGTCGTATAATTAACTTGATAAGTGTCGCCATCTACAATGGCATCTTGTACGTGCTTTATTTTGTTGATCATTTCTACGTCACTTTCTATAAAATTGAAGTGATGCGATAAATGATTATTTGTACTAGTGTAGCGTTGAGGACTATTTCTCCCTAACTTCTTACCACATTTGAATGCATATGCAGCTGCTAAAATATTTGTTTCTGGTAACATATTTACACACATATGCTTATTAAAATAAGGTGCCGCTTCATACGTCAAATATAATGCGACATAATGACCTTTTTGCTGTTCATTTTCAGCAAAATGAACAACGTTTCCCACATCCTCAATACTGTATGCAATTTCAGAATCTAAACATTCTTCCATTAATAAATGGTAGTCTGTATAACTATCTTCATCTTCATAATATCGATAATTGAATTCAACATGCATATTGAACGCCTGCCTCATTTAAAAATAATCTAAGTTGCTCATGACCATATTCACTTAAAATAGATTCTGGATGATATTGCACACCATAAATTGATAACTGTTGATGTTGAACAGCCATAATAACGTTTTCATCATTTATCGCAGTGACCTTTAAATTATTTGGTATGCATCCCGAATCAACCATCAATGAGTGATATCTCATAACGTTAAAATCCTGAGGAAGCCCTTCGAAGATACCTTCATTAGTATGGCGTAAAATGGTGGTGTGCCCATGTATAGGTTTAGGACTATGGATAACACGACCACCATAATATTCAACGATGGATTGAAACCCTAAGCATACGCCAAGAATAGGTATAAGTTGGTCATAATGAGAAAGAATGGTTGATAGTACTGGATAATCACTTGGTCTACCGGGCCCAGGTGAGATAATAATAGCTTTAGGGCTCAACTTTTTAAGCGTTGTAATCGTCACTTCATCAACTGATATCACTTTGATCTCATCAGTCGTTTGAACTTTAAGATAATCTATTAAATTATATGTAAAAGAATCATGGTTATCTATCATTACAATCATAAGTTTGCTCCGAAAAATTATATTTTATTATTTCATTATCAATGTCACTCTATTATCACAGAACTTGACTTGATTTTATACAGTATATCGTTTATTCTATTTTGCGTACAAAATTAATAAAAAGAGGTTCCTAGCCGAAACCCTCTATAAAAAACTAGACAAGTATTCAACTACTATGAATGCGAGTATACATATACTTTTGGTTATATGATTAAAACTATATGTGTTCTTACATCCCCATGTCTATCTTTTTTATAGAGATAGACTTTTTTTATGTCAAAATTTAATAATAATGAGGAGTAATTGCTATGACTAAAAGTACCTTAGACAAAGACAAAGCTATCGTAGTATTTAGCGGTGGTCAAGACAGTACGACTTGTTTATTTTATGCAAAAAAACATTTTAAAGAAGTAGAACTTGTCACATTTAATTATGGTCAAAGACATGACACTGAAATTGAAGTAGCTAGAAAAATTGCAAATGAACAGAATTTAAAACATCATATCTTAGACATGTCTCTTTTATCTCAACTTACACCCAATGCGTTAACACAACATGATTTAGAAATTGAAGAAAACGAGGATGGTATACCTAATACGTTTGTACCAGCACGTAATTTATTATTTTTATCATTTGCCGGAGCCTTAGCTTACCAAGTTAATGCTAAACATATTATCACTGGCGTATGCGAAACAGACTTTTCTGGATACCCAGATTGTAGAGACAGTTTTATTAAATCAATGAATGTGACATTAAGTCTCTCAATGGATAAAGATTTTGTCATTCACACTCCATTAATGTGGCTAGATAAAGCCCAAACATGGGAATTGAGTGATGAATTAGGTGTATTAGATTATATACGCCATCATACACTTACATGCTATAACGGTATTATCGGAGACGGTTGTGGAGAATGTCCGGCTTGTAAGTTAAGAGCACGTGGTTTACATCATTATTTAGAAAGCAAAGGAGTGGAGTAATATGTTACAACAAATCTATCCAAGTGTTGAACACCCCTACCAATTCGAACTGAATAAGGACTTTAATTTTTCTGCTGCACATTATATCCCTAGTAAAGATGCCGGGAAATGTATGAGAACACATGGTCATACATATTTCGTAAATATAACGATAGCCGGTGATAAATTAGATCATAATGGCTTTCTTGTAAACTTTAGTGATTTAAAACAGTTAATCCATGATCAATTTGATCATTATTTATTGAATGATCTAGAACCTTTTAAAGGAAAAAGTCCATCTACAGAAATTGTCGCACAAACAATTTATACTATGGTACAAGACTACTTAAGTAACCGTGATAACCAACCTAAGTGTGTTCAAGTATTCTTACGTGAGACACCAACAAGCTATGTAGTTTATCGACCAAAGGATGCACAATAATTTATGGCTAAGATTCCAGTTTTAGAAGTATTTGGACCTACAATTCAAGGTGAAGGTCGTGTCATTGGCCGTAAAACGATGTTTGTGCGTACAGCTGGTTGTGATTATCGTTGTAGTTGGTGCGACTCAGCTTTCACTTGGGATGGTAGCGCTAAGGAAGATATACGTCTACTTACAGCTGAAGAAATCTATGAAGAATTACTTGAAGTAGGTGGCAACCATTTTAATCATGTCACTATTTCAGGAGGTAACCCAGCCCTAATTAAAGGGATTCAAGATTTAGTTGATTTGTTTGAAGAGAAAAATATTTATACAGCATTAGAAACACAAGGTAGTAAATTCCAACCATGGATGACTCAAATTAATGATTTAACAATTAGTCCTAAACCACCTAGTTCAATGATGAAACCGAATTTAGATATATTAGATTCAGTTATTGAACAATGTATAGATGACACACTTAATTTAAAAGTCGTTATATTTAATGAAGAAGATTATGAATTCGCGAAAATGATTCACCATCGTTACCCTTCAATTCCATTTTACCTTCAAGTGGGTAATCCCTATTTAGAGGATGAAGTTGAACATCACACTGATAAATTATTAGAAAGATATGAAAAACTAGTAGACAGAGTTATGGAAAGTGATGATATGAACCATGTATATGTACTACCACAATTACATACATTATTGTGGAGTAATAAAAAAGGAGTTTAAAATAAATAATAAGTTAAAGTTTCTTGAGTGTTTTGTAATGATTAAGTTTATGTTAATTGATATAATGTTGAGATGAAGAATTATGGATAGGAGTTCAACATGATTATATTTATATTAATTAATATTGCCGTTGTCCTACTCGTTATCGGCTTTGACTTATATCGGCATCAATACAAACAACTTAAGTTTAGCTCCATATTATTATCAATATCGATCAACTGTGTGATTGATATATTTGTTATTGATAAGTTTAATTTCATAACTTTATTCACTACAATTTTATTTTTAGTATGGACATTTTTACAGATATATTTAAATAAAAAATTGTACCCATTTTTTATAAAAGAACAAAAATTTATCGCTACTATATTTGCTATAGTCATCAGTTTAGCTCAATTTATCACTGATAGTTCAAGTGAACAATCTGTATACATGTCTTTACCTTATTTAGCACCAGCAGTATTTATAATTGGCGCTGTTTTGCTATTTGTGGGAACCTTTAAATTATCAGAAATCGAACGCCTGTCTTTATTACGAAAAGTTAAAAGACCGATTACCACTGGTACAATTATTATTATTTTATCATTGACGTTAATGATGATTTTGACGCCTTTTTGGTATGTCTTTGTGATTGTTTACTTCTTATTCATAGCATATATTTTGTGGCAAGGTATCTTTTTTGTGAAAGGAAACTTATAGTACTTATACATTGTTAAAAATTTGTATAGTGAGGCTCGCCTTCAAGAGATCTTAGGATTAAAAGAAGCTTGGTATAAGCATATTTTTAATTCACTTATCTACCTTAATCATGAATATCTGGACTGAGATAATACTTGTTATCTCAGTCTTTTTTTGTCCTTCTATATATTGTCTTTTAATTCTCCACTTTTCTTTTTAAATCTTTAAAATCACATTAATTCTTATATCTATAAATAAAAATTATTTTGATTTAATTCTTTTTTAAATGTAGTTAATAAATAGTTAATGGTTTATGTGTGTTACTCCGATTAAACTTATCTTAAATACAAATAGAAAAGAGGAATACACCATGAATACAAAATATTTATTTGCAGCAGGTGCAATTGTTACATCCCTTACTTTAGGAGCTTGTGGAAATTCGAATTCAAGTAATGAACACACTCAGAACAAAGATAAACAACAAGAAGAAAGCAAGGTTAAAACTGATAAATCGAAAAAATTATCTGGTACATTTAAATCTAAAAATGGCGAAAAGGTCGAAGGTACAGCAAAAATTGAAAACGGAAAATTAATGCTTGAAGACTATAAGTCATCTAAAGGACCAGACTTGTACGTTTACTTAACGAAAGATGGCAATATTAAATCAGGTAAGAAAATTTCAACAGTGGATTACAACAAATCTCAACAAACATTTGATTTAAAGAACGTTGATTTAAATCAATACAACGAAGTAACTATCTATTGCGAAAAAGCTCATGTCATTTTCGGTGGCGCAAAATTGAAATAACTTAATCACAGATTCATATGTTTGTAATGAGAGAAAGAGAGGAAAAACGATGAACAAATTAAGTTTATTAATCATCTTTATTATTCGCGTAGGTTCTGGCATTATCATTTTCCGACAAGGTTTGGAAAAGTTTACAGGCGATTTCACACTCAATGGTCTAGTACCTGTCATTCGCGATAATACAGATTCTCCACAGTGGTATAAATGGTTTTTCGAAAATATCGTTTCACATACAACAGGTTTATTCAACTTCATCATCCCGTTAGGAGAAATGGCCATAGGTTTAGGTTTAATTTTAGGCGTCTTCGCCTATACTGCAAGTTTCTTTGGTGCCTTTGTTATGATAAATTATATCTTAGCAGATATGATTTTTACGTACCCTCTACAATTAGCATTCTTTATAATCTTATTAATGAGTCACTCATTAATTAACAAGATTTCACTTAAAGAAGTTATCACTCATTTTAGAGAACGTAACAACCGAGGTGAAGACAAGCATGACCCACTTACTAATCGTAGATGATGAGCAAGATATCGTAGATATATGTCAGACTTACTTTGAATATGAAGGTTATCATGTAACAACAACAACAAATGGTAAAGAAGCTATCAAATTACTGTCATCAGAAATCGATGTCATGATTTTAGATATTATGATGCCTGAAGTAACAGGATACGATATTGTAAAAGAAATGAAAGCACAGCAACTTGAATTTAACGGCCTTATTTTAAAAAATCCAAGTAAGACATTAACAATAAATAGTGAAGACATTCCTATGCGTATTAAAGAATTTGAATTACTATGGTACCTTGCCTCACGTGAAAATGAAGTCATCTCCAAGTCAGAGCTTTTAGAAAATGTTTGGGGATACGATTACTATGAAGATGCGAATACTGTTAATGTTCATATTCATCGCATAAGAGAAAAGTTAGAGAAACACCACTTCATCACATATACGATAACAACGGTATGGGGGTTAGGATATAAATTTGAAAGGAGCCGATAAGCATGTTCTCTATACGTAGTCAAATCGCTATCGGCGTTATTTCTAGCGTACTCTTAACAACCATAATACTAGTCATTGCGTATAAACTCATGTGGTTCAATGGTCATATGACATTAACCTTGAGCATTACAACAATGATTACAAGTTGTTTAACACTATCGATATGTAGTATCTTTATTAATCCTTTAATCCAGAAAATTAAACAATTTAACATTAAAACGAAACAATTCGTCAACGGTGAGCATTTAATAGACGATGATACTTTCCAATCACCTAGAGAAATTAGAGAATTAAACGACTCATTTAATAAAATGGCAGATGAAATCACGAAACAAATGGACATGATTAAAAATGAACAACAAGAAGTTCATGCAGCCTATGAGACATTGATTAAACAAGCCAATCGTTTATCTACCTTGTTTGATGACATGACTCATGTGATTTCACTCAACACAGGTCGTTCCTATCCATTAGAATTAATTCAGTTGGATCAGTTACTTGTAAATATATTACAAACATACGAACAACGTATTAAACTTGAACATCGATCATTAGAAGTTAATTTCTGTAGTCATATTGATGCTTTTTATCAATATCATCCTCCCTTAGAACGTATTTTGACTAATTTATTAGATAATGCATTAAAGTTTTCTAATTATGGAAGCCGAATTGATATTATTATTTCTGAAAATGCTAATAACGATAGCATTAATATAGCAATTAAAGACGAAGGCATTGGAATCTTGCCTGAACTTCAATCTCGCATCTTTGAAAGAACTTTTAGAGTAGAAGACTCAAGAAATACTAAAACAGGTGGTTCGGGATTGGGATTGTACATTGCGAATGAACTTGCGCAACAAATTGATGCCTCAATATCAGTGGAAAGCGAACTTAATGTTGGGACAACTATGACACTCACATTAAAAAAATTTACCTTTTCATAAATAACTCAAAAAGAGAGTGTCAAAACTAATTTTGTTTCGACACTCTCTTACTCTTATCTTTAATAGACGTGTTGTTTATACCGATCTTCTTGCTCACTTGCTTGAGTATTAGACTTAATTTGCGCACTTTCCCTACGATAAGTACTCAATTTATAGTAGTCATCTCTATTTTTATATTGTGGTGTGTTCACTTTATTGTGTGTTTGCTTCTGACTAGATTCATTATCAATTGGTTTAAGATTAGTAGCCTGGACGATATATTTTGGTCTATGTTTAACCTCATAATATATACGTCCGATGTATTCACCTATCACACCTATTGATATGAGTTGTATACCTCCTAATAAAAGGATTGCAGCAATAGTTGTGAAGTAACCAGGGATATTAATACCTGAGATTAAAATATTAATAAATAAATAGACGATATATAAAATACTAATTGAAAAAGTAAACATTCCTAGATAAATCATCATACGCAACGGTTTATTATTAAATGAAATCAAACCATCAATACCATAATTTAAAAGTTTTCTAAATGTCCACTTCGACTCACCCGCTTCTCGCGTCACATTTTCATAAGTGAAAATCTTAGTATTATAACCTATCCATTCAAATAATCCTTTTGAAAATCGATTATACTCATCAAGTGATGTTAAGGCTTGGACTGCTCGTTGGCTAAGTAATCTAAAGTCACCAACACCATCCTCAAATTGAATATCCTCTACAAAAGTATTGATCATTTTATAGTAAAAACGAGACATTGATTTACGAGCAAAGTTTTCACCTTTACGGTCTCTTTTAGCAATAACTTGATCATATCCTTCTAAATATCCTTCAACCATCTGAGGAATATATTCAGGAGGATGTTGTAAATCGCCATCTATCATCACTACAGCATCATGATTCGTGCTATTTTGATAACCAGCAATCATTGCAGCTTCTTTACCAAAATTTCTACTAAATGATAGAAACTTAACATGGCTATCATAAGCAGCAAGATTTTGTAAATGGTCAATCGTAGTGTCCTTGCTACCATCATCAATAAATAATAAATCGTATTCATAATTTTTAACTGAACTATCTTCTGACATAATTTCAGTCAACTTGTCATAGGTTTTTAATACGACTTCTCCTTCGTTATAACAAGGAACGATGACTCTGACTTTCATCTGATTACATCCTTTTCTATAAGTTGATTTTATAATATTTTATCAATTTCTTAATAGTATATTCTAGCCAAAACTATTTATTTACATAATCTTAACTTTAGCTCAATATTTATTTCTACCCTTTATTATAAATTAATAAATATATTTTCTTCAAAAATAATGTAACAAATAGAACTTTTTAAAGTTCATGCAGTCTATCATCACTAAATTTGAGACTATTTTAAACCGCCTATACTAACCTCATCAGGATCTTTACCTTGACGAGCACCTTTATTTAAACTATCAATTTCCGCAACATCTGTTAGTTCCAAATTAAAATCTAAAATATTAAAGTTTTCTTTAATACGTTCCGGTGTCTTAGATTTAGGTATAATCAATCGATTATGAGCTAAATGCCAGCGTAAAACAACTTGAGCAGGCGTTTTATCGTAGCGTTTCGCAATATCAACAATTGTTGAATCATCTAATAAACCTCTATTTCTCATTAGAGGCATCCATGCTGTTACCTTGATATCATGATTATCACAAAATTCTTGAACATCTTCTTGATTGAAATAAGGATGTAATTCTATTTGATTAACTTGAGGGACTACTTCCGTCTCTTCCATTAATTTTTCCAGATGATGCTGTTTAAAGTTACAAACTCCAATAGCTTTGACTTTACCTTCATCATATAATTTTTCTAACGCTTTATAAGATTCAATGTATAAACCATCTTTCTCACATGGCCAGTGAATTAGAAATAAATCAATATAATCTAAACCTAAGTTTTCTAAAGACTGATTAAAATATTCAATCGTGTTATCATATCCTTGATAATCATTCCACAATTTAGATGTAATAAATAAATCTTCTCTATCTACTCCTGAATTTTGTAAAGCTTTACCTAAAGCAACTTCGTTACCATAAAAATATGCAGTATCAAAAGCTCGATAACCTGTTTCTATTGCCGTATTCACTACATTCTCCATATCTTCATCAGTAATTTTATAAACACCTAACCCAATTGAAGGCATTGGATAACCATTGTTTAAAACTTGAGTATCATTTACCATTTATGTTTCTCTCCTTATTATCCAGTTTTTTTATAGATTCAGAACAAAAATACAATTTGTAATATTTATTTTATTGCACTCTTCCAACTTCTATGATTTAAGGCATTTCTTTATAAAAGAGCGCCTCAATACTTGGCCTACCTATATATATGTGACTTTTAAAATTAGATAACTAATTAAAGCGTAAATTTAGTCGAATATCCTGACGTCATTACGTTTAATGATATTAAAATAATTATCTATACTCAGTATCATTATTGCATACGTATGAGTGCAATAATAAGTTATTGGTCGTATTGTGACATTAAGGATAACTTATCGCCCATATGAGACACAAATAAAGACGCTTAAACATTAAGTTTAAGCGCCTTAAAACCATTATGACTCAGAATTTTCATTTTCATCTTCTTCATCTAAAGATGGTCGATTATTATTAAATTCATATTTTAAATTAATCCAAATAATTTGATGATTGTCAATTTCGGTAATAACCCAACGATCATACTCAGTATCAACATAATCGTCTTTTTGTAAATTCGTATTACGTGATTGAAGCCAGCCACCAATTGTATCTATATCTTCTGAATCTTCAAATTCGATACCATATTGTTCATTGAGGTCATCTAATAGTACACGTCCATTAATCTGGTAAGTTGTATCATCCAATTTAACAATGTCGTTTACTTCATCATCATCGAACTCATCACGAATTTCGCCAACGATTTCTTCTAAGATATCCTCCATTGTTAAGATACCTGCTGTACCACCATATTCATCAATGATTAAACTAATATGCACATGTTCTCTCTGCATTCTAATAAGTGCATCACTAATACGTGTAGTTTCAGAAATCATTGGTAACTCGTGGATGTAATTCGCGATTTTTATTGGTTTGCCTGAAGCGTATTCTGTTAAAAATTCTTTAACATTTATAAATCCTTTAACATGGTCTTTATCCCCATCTTCAGTGATAGGATAACGGGTAAATTGATGTTCTTTTATCGTTTCAAGTAACTCATCCACATTAAATGGTTCATTAAGTGTCACCATTTGAGTACGTGGTACCATGATATCTTTAGCATGGCGTTCGTCAAATGAAAAGATATTCTGCATATATGCAAGCTCAGTTTGATTGATTTCTCCGCCGTTATAACTATTATTTATAATAATTTTAATTTCTTCTTCTGACATTGCATCCGATTGAGCGTCTGGATCAAAGCCAAACATTCTTACAATCACACGTGCTGAACCATTCATTAACCAAATTAATGGTTTCATAATATTACCGAAGTAATAAAGTGGTCTTGAATAAAGTAATGCGAGTTGTTCAGTGTGTTGAATCGCAAATGATTTAGGTGCTAATTCACCTAATACCACGTGTAAATAAGTCACTACAATAAATGATATAACAAATGAAATTGTCGTAGTTAAGGCATCAGGCAGATTTAATAAATCGAATAGAGGATGCAA
Proteins encoded in this region:
- a CDS encoding aminodeoxychorismate/anthranilate synthase component II, producing the protein MIVMIDNHDSFTYNLIDYLKVQTTDEIKVISVDEVTITTLKKLSPKAIIISPGPGRPSDYPVLSTILSHYDQLIPILGVCLGFQSIVEYYGGRVIHSPKPIHGHTTILRHTNEGIFEGLPQDFNVMRYHSLMVDSGCIPNNLKVTAINDENVIMAVQHQQLSIYGVQYHPESILSEYGHEQLRLFLNEAGVQYAC
- the queC gene encoding 7-cyano-7-deazaguanine synthase QueC produces the protein MTKSTLDKDKAIVVFSGGQDSTTCLFYAKKHFKEVELVTFNYGQRHDTEIEVARKIANEQNLKHHILDMSLLSQLTPNALTQHDLEIEENEDGIPNTFVPARNLLFLSFAGALAYQVNAKHIITGVCETDFSGYPDCRDSFIKSMNVTLSLSMDKDFVIHTPLMWLDKAQTWELSDELGVLDYIRHHTLTCYNGIIGDGCGECPACKLRARGLHHYLESKGVE
- the queD gene encoding 6-carboxytetrahydropterin synthase QueD, which produces MLQQIYPSVEHPYQFELNKDFNFSAAHYIPSKDAGKCMRTHGHTYFVNITIAGDKLDHNGFLVNFSDLKQLIHDQFDHYLLNDLEPFKGKSPSTEIVAQTIYTMVQDYLSNRDNQPKCVQVFLRETPTSYVVYRPKDAQ
- the queE gene encoding 7-carboxy-7-deazaguanine synthase QueE, with protein sequence MAKIPVLEVFGPTIQGEGRVIGRKTMFVRTAGCDYRCSWCDSAFTWDGSAKEDIRLLTAEEIYEELLEVGGNHFNHVTISGGNPALIKGIQDLVDLFEEKNIYTALETQGSKFQPWMTQINDLTISPKPPSSMMKPNLDILDSVIEQCIDDTLNLKVVIFNEEDYEFAKMIHHRYPSIPFYLQVGNPYLEDEVEHHTDKLLERYEKLVDRVMESDDMNHVYVLPQLHTLLWSNKKGV
- a CDS encoding DM13 domain-containing protein, encoding MNTKYLFAAGAIVTSLTLGACGNSNSSNEHTQNKDKQQEESKVKTDKSKKLSGTFKSKNGEKVEGTAKIENGKLMLEDYKSSKGPDLYVYLTKDGNIKSGKKISTVDYNKSQQTFDLKNVDLNQYNEVTIYCEKAHVIFGGAKLK
- a CDS encoding DoxX family membrane protein, translating into MNKLSLLIIFIIRVGSGIIIFRQGLEKFTGDFTLNGLVPVIRDNTDSPQWYKWFFENIVSHTTGLFNFIIPLGEMAIGLGLILGVFAYTASFFGAFVMINYILADMIFTYPLQLAFFIILLMSHSLINKISLKEVITHFRERNNRGEDKHDPLTNRR
- a CDS encoding response regulator transcription factor encodes the protein MTHLLIVDDEQDIVDICQTYFEYEGYHVTTTTNGKEAIKLLSSEIDVMILDIMMPEVTGYDIVKEMKAQQLEFNGLILKNPSKTLTINSEDIPMRIKEFELLWYLASRENEVISKSELLENVWGYDYYEDANTVNVHIHRIREKLEKHHFITYTITTVWGLGYKFERSR
- a CDS encoding cell wall metabolism sensor histidine kinase WalK, which produces MFSIRSQIAIGVISSVLLTTIILVIAYKLMWFNGHMTLTLSITTMITSCLTLSICSIFINPLIQKIKQFNIKTKQFVNGEHLIDDDTFQSPREIRELNDSFNKMADEITKQMDMIKNEQQEVHAAYETLIKQANRLSTLFDDMTHVISLNTGRSYPLELIQLDQLLVNILQTYEQRIKLEHRSLEVNFCSHIDAFYQYHPPLERILTNLLDNALKFSNYGSRIDIIISENANNDSINIAIKDEGIGILPELQSRIFERTFRVEDSRNTKTGGSGLGLYIANELAQQIDASISVESELNVGTTMTLTLKKFTFS
- a CDS encoding glycosyltransferase family 2 protein encodes the protein MKVRVIVPCYNEGEVVLKTYDKLTEIMSEDSSVKNYEYDLLFIDDGSKDTTIDHLQNLAAYDSHVKFLSFSRNFGKEAAMIAGYQNSTNHDAVVMIDGDLQHPPEYIPQMVEGYLEGYDQVIAKRDRKGENFARKSMSRFYYKMINTFVEDIQFEDGVGDFRLLSQRAVQALTSLDEYNRFSKGLFEWIGYNTKIFTYENVTREAGESKWTFRKLLNYGIDGLISFNNKPLRMMIYLGMFTFSISILYIVYLFINILISGINIPGYFTTIAAILLLGGIQLISIGVIGEYIGRIYYEVKHRPKYIVQATNLKPIDNESSQKQTHNKVNTPQYKNRDDYYKLSTYRRESAQIKSNTQASEQEDRYKQHVY
- a CDS encoding aldo/keto reductase: MVNDTQVLNNGYPMPSIGLGVYKITDEDMENVVNTAIETGYRAFDTAYFYGNEVALGKALQNSGVDREDLFITSKLWNDYQGYDNTIEYFNQSLENLGLDYIDLFLIHWPCEKDGLYIESYKALEKLYDEGKVKAIGVCNFKQHHLEKLMEETEVVPQVNQIELHPYFNQEDVQEFCDNHDIKVTAWMPLMRNRGLLDDSTIVDIAKRYDKTPAQVVLRWHLAHNRLIIPKSKTPERIKENFNILDFNLELTDVAEIDSLNKGARQGKDPDEVSIGGLK